A genome region from Arachis duranensis cultivar V14167 chromosome 6, aradu.V14167.gnm2.J7QH, whole genome shotgun sequence includes the following:
- the LOC107493522 gene encoding uncharacterized protein LOC107493522: MPGNNIDVYLQPLIKELKELWYDGVKTLDRFKNEMFTLQAALMWTVSDFPGLGNLSGWNVHSKYACPTCNFNTDSYRLKHGGKWCFLGHRHFLERGHKFRLSRAKFNGKVELRDPPAVLTGSEILEQLEGINVSFGKELQESKGKRIRRKVVEEDDESGMWRKKSIFFYLLYWESNLLRHNLDVMHIEKNVCDNVLYTLLNETGRSKDNLKARKDLKEMGIRKYLWPDENGRYHPSLFTMSNSMKDIFLRTIKNIKVPDGLSSYISWCVDLKQRKLSGLKSHDCHVLMQHLLPIAIHNVLLDKVTAVLIELSSFFQQLCSKSLSLTELEKLQPRIILTLCHLEMLFPPSFFTIMVHLTCHLVDEAKLGGPVHYRWMYPIERYLGHLKPYVRNKAKSEGSIAEGYVAEEALTFCSRYLEGIETRFNRPSRVDDRPDDNYSTHVDSLFPQMGNSKGAFTVFELSPMEKKQAHQYVVLNCPYVKPFIHDFKDFIRRRSKGRRPSNVEIEKRVNKDFVTWFPAQLMNPDIINTVHEDLRYLARGPSRYAKRFSTFSINGFSFRTTNRDKGLKTQNSGVFLMSSTPCVASASDVDVRNADLSYYGKLEDIIELNYNGRFRVTLFKCKWADTTRERGCRKDNWGFTSVNFSRVIHSGDREEDDPYIEASQARMVYFVNDEVNKDWSVVVHLKPRDSYDMGGNEDDEACENEPWLEQNLDSLFENGDNLSLLRDEVDDELLENDIGEDEHMLE, encoded by the exons ATGCCGGGGAACAACATAGACGTATACTTACAACCTCTTATTAAAGAGTTAAAAGAGTTGTGGTATGATGGTGTTAAAACATTAGATAGGTTTAAGAATGAAATGTTTACATTGCAAGCAGCATTAATGTGGACAGTTAGTGATTTTCCAGGCCTTGGTAACTTATCTGGGTGGAATGTACACAGTAAATATGCTTGTCCTACATGTAACTTTAACACTGattcatatagattaaagcATGGTGGAAAATGGTGTTTTTTGGGGCATCGCCATTTCTTAGAAAGGGGTCATAAGTTTAGGCTAAGTCGTGCAAAATTTAATGGAAAAGTTGAGTTGAGGGATCCCCCAGCAGTACTAACAGGGTCAGAAATATTGGAACAACTTGAAGGAATCAATGTTTCATTTGGGAAGGAACTACAGGAAAGTAAAGGTAAGAGGATTCGACGAAAAGTTgttgaagaagatgatgaatcaGGGATGTGGAGGAAGaaaagcatatttttttatcttctttattGGGAGTCTAACTTATTGCGCCATAATCTAGATGTTATGCACATTGAAAAGAATGTTTGCGACAATGTGTTATACACTTTGCTCAATGAGACTGGAAGGTCAAAGGATAATCTCAAAGCTCGTAAGGATCTTAAAGAAATGGGTATAAGGAAATATTTATGGCCAGATGAAAATGGGAGATATCATCCATCTTTGTTCACAATGTCAAATTCCATGAAAGATATATTCTTGCGTACTATAAAGAATATTAAAGTACCAGATGGTCTCTCGAGTTATATTTCATGGTGTGTTGACCTGAAGCAAAGAAAGCTTTCTGGATTGAAGAGCCATGATTGCCACGTTCTTATGCAGCACCTATTACCCATTGCCATACATAATGTGCTACTAGATAAAGTTACTGCAGTGCTAATAGAGTTGTCTTCATTCTTTCAACAGTTGTGCTCTAAAAGCTTAAGTCTTACAGAACTTGAGAAGCTCCAACCTCGAATTATCCTTACCCTTTGTCATTTAGAAATGTTGTTCCCTCCTTCTTTCTTTACAATCATGGTTCATTTAACCTGTCATCTAGTTGATGAAGCAAAACTCGGAGGACCAGTACACTATAGGTGGATGTATCCTATTGAGAG GTATTTAGGTCATTTGAAGCCTTATGTACGAAACAAAGCTAAATCAGAAGGTTCTATAGCTGAGGGATACGTGGCTGAAGAAGCTCTTACATTTTGCTCTCGATACTTAGAAGGGATTGAGACAAGATTTAATAGGCCATCACGTGTTGATGATCGTCCGGATGATAATTATAGTACACATGTGGATTCCCTTTTTCCACAAATGGGGAACTCAAAGGGAGCTTTCACAGTATTTGAGTTGTCACCTATGGAAAAAAAACAAGCACATCAATATGTGGTTTTAAATTGTCCATATGTCAAACCATTCATTCA TGACTTCAAAGATTTTATACGAAGACGATCTAAGGGTAGAAGGCCTTCAAATGTGGAGATAGAAAAAAGAGTCAATAAAGATTTTGTTACTTGGTTTCCTGCGCAG CTTATGAACCCAGATATTATAAATACTGTGCATGAAGATTTGAGATACTTAGCAAGGGGTCCATCACGATATGCCAAGAGATTTTCTACATTTAGTATTAATGGGTTCTCCTTTCGAACTACCAATCGAGACAAAGGGTTAAAGACCCAGAATAGTGGAGTTTTTTTAATGTCTTCAACTCCTTGTGTTGCTAGCGCTAGTGATGTTGATGTTAGGAATGCTGATTTGTCATATTATGGCAAACTAGAAGATATTATAGAACTAAACTACAATGGCCGATTTCGGGTTACTTTATTCAAATGTAAATGGGCTGACACCACTAGAGAACGGGGCTGTAGAAAGGATAATTGGGGTTTTACTTCTGTTAATTTTTCACGAGTAATACACAGTGGTGACCGAGAGGAGGATGATCCATATATTGAAGCCTCACAAGCTCGAATGGTGTATTTTGTCAATGATGAAGTGAATAAAGATTGGAGTGTTGTCGTGCACTTGAAGCCAAGAGATTCATATGATATGGGAGGGAATGAAGATGATGAAGCATGCGAGAATGAGCCATGGTTAGAGCAAAACTTAGATTCTTTATTTGAAAATGGTGATAATCTATCATTGTTAAGAGATGAGGTAGATGATGAACTACTAGAGAATGACATTGGAGAAGATGAACACATGTTAGAATAG
- the LOC127739728 gene encoding uncharacterized protein LOC127739728, with protein MPKQKRYKNLLKAAATNSSQDKSVAAANSSRDKSAAAANSSRDKSAASNSSGDKSTAVASSSRDNSAALNSSEPSSVAPTISEHPSEPKRKRGRESKHYWTVDAIDEFENSTRLHLLVKDVHNLPEGLCIVVNFDRQHAAIGEAAGLLAGICGQLATDCVAFPISFDKWSNIPESFFENQWNIFSK; from the exons ATgccaaagcaaaagaggtaCAAGAATCTACTTAAAGCAGCAGCTACCAATTCTTCACAAGACAAGTCAGTAGCAGCTGCAAATTCCTCTCGGGACAAGTCGGCAGCAGCTGCAAATTCCTCCCGGGACAAGTCAGCAGCTTCAAATTCCTCCGGAGATAAGTCGACAGCAGTTGCAAGTTCCTCTCGGGACAATTCGGCAGCTTTAAATTCTTCTGAGCCATCATCAGTTGCTCCAACTATATCTGAGCATCCATCCGAACCTAAACGTAAACGTGGGCGTGAATCTAAGCATTACTGGACTGTTGATGCCATAG atgaatttgaaaatagtaCACGCCTTCATTTATTAGTGAAGGATGTGCATAATTTGCCAGAAGGTTTGTGCATAGTTGTCAATTTTGATAGACAACATGCAGCAATAGGAGAAGCAGCCGGACTCCTTGCAGGAATTTGTGGTCAATTGGCCACTGATTGTGTAGCATTTCCAATCAGTTTTGATAAGTGGTCAAACATTCCAGAGagcttttttgaaaatcaatggAATATTTTTTCCAAGTAA